Proteins encoded within one genomic window of Brassica rapa cultivar Chiifu-401-42 chromosome A09, CAAS_Brap_v3.01, whole genome shotgun sequence:
- the LOC103838972 gene encoding protein SMG7L has translation MEASKSNFLVEVNNIEKQLWTLIHTKGILHPDVSELYTKAGSTYEQIFKTNLQQEELQEVEFCLWKLHYKHIDEFRKGLKADDPSKSNTHMKAFKLFLLRAAEFYRNLISKVRGYYYKGLSEESGGKSRFLCHRFYICLGDLERYREQYLKTHGHCDWSTSATYYLEAAKSWPDSGNPHNQLAVLATYVGDEFLALYHCVRSLAVKEPFPGASNNLLLLFEKNRSSHLQSLSTDAEFNFLNPSERNVTVKAKGELKTGSDLWTLVVRTISFFFLKSSLDEFGCTFASTIRELDAAFAVDDRNLEAMLESYQVMDPARKGPYRIIQLVAVFVFIFHNLAEFNAPDNVKEEAKLTNLALTMVFIVMGRVVERCLKTSPLDSCPLLPALLVFLDYLPFLLHKEEECRLDEKSEIAISYFFSKLVDFLNRLKVKGQNCSAKVMVAFWEDHELRSLAPLAPVHLLLDFTSHMELRESFERGKELRLQRIINSAIEITSKQKWLFFDKQGARFYTASGERQRKEELFHRKRVTIGNVEIIPCVSERAVPAEEEEVILLKPLVRCQSAPISSSSIATKPLCSDNTSSGNQTITSSDESLRRTSSVIVSHSAQDTNSGSFSFTQGLKNTDQHLEEEIVSERPPSLSAWVVDKSKEKSKPNGLSPIDETGPVTSFDSLSVSSTTEHPASSYSPPTPSAPLLPEDASWFHNGVNVNKAEQTRYMEPTAFMKSYTNPPFVGISSSEWLRRYRESQNPGPAYSYQAQGTNNLRNFLAHGSPKFSLLARYGTPNDQSMVSSENSMFYPQLHMEEAHEPRGQKLCKGQQSTKEAYGFSDDPGPFLRYLREKELKENGQRLREPSPAYMNN, from the exons ATGGAAGCATCCAAAAGTAATTTTCTTGTAGAG GTGAACAACATTGAGAAGCAGCTATGGACATTAATCCACACAAAGGGTATACTGCATCCAGATGTTTCAGAGCTATACACAAAAGCAGGTTCGACCTACGAGCAAATCTTCAAAACCAATCTCCAGCAAGAAGAGCTTCAAGAAGTAGAGTTCTGTCTCTGGAAGCTTCACTATAAACACATCGACGAGTTTCGCAAAGGCCTCAAAGCAGATGATCCTTCCAAGTCAAACACTCATATGAAAGCATTCAAGCTGTTTCTGTTGAGAGCTGCAGAGTTTTACAGGAATCTGATTTCTAAAGTCAGAGGATATTACTACAAGGGGCTCTCTGAGGAATCTGGAGGCAAAAGCAGATTCTTATGCCATCGTTTCTATATCTGTCTTGGAGATCTAGAAAGGTATAGAGAACAGTATCTGAAAACACATGGACATTGTGATTGGTCAACTTCAGCTACTTACTATCTTGAAGCTGCAAAGTCTTGGCCTGATAGTGGCAATCCTCATAACCAG CTAGCTGTATTGGCCACTTATGTTGGTGATGAGTTCTTGGCTCTGTACCACTGTGTGAGAAGCTTAGCTGTGAAAGAACCTTTTCCTGGTGCTTCTAACAATCTTCTTTTGTTGTTTGAGAAG AACAGGTCTTCTCATTTGCAGTCTCTATCTACTGATGCAGAGTTTAACTTCTTAAACCCATCAGAGAGAAATGTCACTGTGAAAGCAAAAGGAGAATTAAAGACTGGAAGTGATTTATGGACACTGGTTGTTAGAACAATTAGCTTCTTCTTCCTTAAATCCAG TTTGGATGAGTTTGGTTGCACATTTGCATCAACTATAAGAGAATTGGATGCAGCATTTGCAGTGGATGATAGAAACCTAGAAGCCATGTTGGAGTCTTATCAAGTTATGGACCCCGCGAGAAAGGGACCTTATAGAATCATCCAACTTGTTGCGGTTTTCGTCTTCATCTTCCACAACTTAGCCGAGTTTAATGCACCAGACAACGTGAAAGAGGAAGCAAAGCTTACAAACTTAGCATTAACAATGGTGTTCATCGTCATGGGGCGAGTTGTTGAGAGGTGTTTGAAGACTAGTCCCTTGGATTCTTGCCCTCTCCTACCTGCTCTACTTGTATTTCTTGACTACTTACCGTTTCTACTTCACAAGGAAGAAGAATGCAGGCTTGATGAGAAGAGCGAGATTGCGATATCTTACTTCTTTAGCAAACTTGTTGATTTCTTGAACCGCTTAAAGGTGAAAGGACAAAACTGTTCTGCTAAGGTGATGGTAGCTTTTTGGGAGGATCATGAACTAAGGTCCTTGGCTCCTCTGGCTCCTGTGCATTTACTTCTAGATTTCACAAGTCATATGGAACTAAGAGAGAGTTTTGAGAGAGGCAAAGAACTTCGTCTTCAACGGATTATCAATTCCGCTATTGAGATCACAAGTAAGCAGAAGTGGTTATTCTTTGACAAGCAAGGGGCTCGTTTCTACACAGCTTCAGGTGAAAGACAACGCAAAGAAGAGCTCTTTCACAGAAAACGTGTTACTATAGGAAACGTTGAGATCATCCCTTGTGTGAGTGAAAGAGCTGTGCCTGcagaagaggaagaagtcatTCTTCTCAAGCCGCTCGTAAGGTGTCAATCAGCTCCAATCTCTTCTTCTAGCATTGCAACGAAGCCACTCTGCTCTGATAACACAAGTTCAGGAAACCAAACAATAACTTCATCTGATGAAAGCCTAAGACGTACCTCATCAGTCATTGTGAGCCATAGCGCACAGGATACTAACTCTGGAAGCTTCAGCTTCACGCAAGGTCTTAAGAATACAGATCAGCATCTAGAAGAAGAGATAGTCTCAGAAAGACCTCCATCACTGAGCGCTTGGGTAGTTGACAAGAGTAAAGAGAAAAGCAAGCCGAATGGTTTGAGCCCTATTGATGAAACAGGTCCTGTGACATCCTTTGATAGTCTCTCAGTTAGTAGCACTACAGAGCATCCTGCTTCTTCTTATTCACCTCCTACTCCGTCTGCTCCATTACTGCCTGAAGACGCTTCTTGGTTTCACAATGGTGTTAATGTGAACAAAGCAGAGCAGACAAGATATATGGAACCCACTGCTTTCATGAAGTCATACACAAACCCGCCATTTGTTGGTATTTCTTCTTCTGAATGGTTACGTAGATACAGAGAAAGTCAGAATCCTGGACCAGCCTATTCTTACCAGGCTCAGGGGACAAACAATTTGAGAAACTTCCTGGCTCATGGATCACCCAAGTTCAGTCTCTTAGCTAGGTACGGGACACCAAATGATCAATCAATGGTGTCTTCAGAAAACTCAATGTTTTATCCTCAGCTCCACATGGAAGAAGCCCATGAACCTAGAGGACAAAAGTTGTGCAAGGGTCAACAAAGCACAAAGGAGGCTTACGGCTTCAGTGATGACCCTGGACCGTTTCTTCGGTACTTGAGAGAGAAAGAGCTCAAAGAGAATGGTCAGAGGTTAAGAGAACCTTCTCCTGCATACATGAACAACTAG
- the LOC103838974 gene encoding uncharacterized protein LOC103838974 encodes MEKKQRSEISSTEAVLLGALAPGVNAPTWNALRFAFLLLGLCLTFMLSIAFTSGQSMLLFHVGFLIVIASSLFVLLNWFLAQTGLVPVETQMQELNLAPTTDKSN; translated from the exons ATGGAGAAGAAGCAGAGATCAGAGATATCGTCAACGGAAGCTGTTCTTCTCGGAGCTCTAGCTCCAGGCGTCAAT GCTCCCACATGGAACGCTCTGAGATTCGCGTTTCTTCTGCTTGGTCTCTGTCTCACTTTCATGCTCTCCATAGCTTTCACCAGTGGCCAATCCATGTTGCTTTTTCACGTCGGCTTCCTCATTGTAATCGCATCTTCTCTCTTTGTCCTCCTCAATTG GTTTCTTGCTCAGACAGGGCTAGTACCAGTTGAGACACAGATGCAGGAGTTGAACTTGGCACCTACTACTGATAAAAGCAACTGA
- the LOC103838975 gene encoding uncharacterized protein LOC103838975: MTGLGVRSSSYGSLDKTGLYAVVLPIHTTTTNRTKPSKMHKEREGFVHWICKFAGRKKVGMLLLFLISAVVFLRVLYAGKGEDGQEVQVPPSLHFNGTSVVNHSILLPTNEDQNVNIRNISTLGTHVILSPPPPIHFLGYTLPQGHPCHTFTLPPPPADRKRTGPRPCPVCYLPVEEAVALMPNAPSFSPLLKNLTYIHEDPLNRETEFGGSDFGGYPTLKHRNHSFDIKETMTVHCGFVKGPQPGRNTGFDIHEADLLEMQQCRGIVVASAVFDAFDDVKAPKNISKYSEETVCFYMFVDEGTESILKRERGLNGNKKVGIWRVVVVHNLPYLDGRRNGKVPKLLVHRLFPNARYSLWIDGKLELVVDPHQILERFLWRKNATFAISRHYRRFDVFVEAEANKAAGKYDNASIDFQVEFYKNEGLTPYSVAKLPITSDVPEGCVILREHVPISNLFTCLWFNEVDRFTSRDQISFSTVRDKIAAKANWTVSMFLDCERRNFVVQRYHRAEQERIARRKPPVPNLSPPPPPPAPLPATPVLISSDLPRKVPSGRAGGTRSPRRRGRGTRSSPRGNRKANLPVL, translated from the exons ATGACTGGATTGGGGGTTCGATCCAGTAGCTACGGTTCCTTGGACAAGACGGGTCTCTACGCCGTCGTTTTGCCTATCCACACGACCACGACGAATCGTACCAAACCATCTAAGATGCACAAGGAGAGGGAAGGCTTTGTACATTGGATCTGCAAATTCGCTGGTCGTAAGAAGGTGGGCATGCTGCTCCTCTTCTTAATCTCCGCCGTCGTCTTCCTCCGCGTCCTTTACGCCGGCAAAG GTGAAGATGGTCAGGAAGTTCAAGTTCCTCCTAGTCTTCATTTCAATGGCACTTCCGTTGTAAATCATTCTATCTTGTTACCAACAAACGAAGATCAAAACGTCAACATTCGGAATATATCTACTCTAGGCACACATGTCATACTCTCCCCTCCTCCTCCTATACATTTTCTTGGCTATACGCTTCCTCAAGGACATCCTTGTCACACTTTCACCTTACCTCCCCCACCTGCCGACAGAAAAAGAACTGGACCTCGCC caTGCCCGGTATGTTACCTTCCAGTAGAAGAGGCAGTTGCCTTGATGCCGAATGCTCCCTCATTTTCCCCTCTTCTTAAGAACTTAACGTATATACATGAAGACCCACTTAACAGAGAGACAGAGTTTGGAGGCTCAGATTTTGGTGGTTATCCTACTTTGAAACATAGGAATCATTCTTTTGACATCAAAGAAACAATGACCGTACATTGTGG GTTTGTCAAAGGACCTCAACCTGGTCGAAATACAGGTTTTGACATTCATGAGGCTGATCTTCTTGAAATGCAGCAGTGCCGTGGGATTGTTGTTGCTTCTGCTGTATTTG ATGCGTTTGATGATGTAAAGGCCCCCAAAAATATCAGTAAATATTCGGAGGAAACAGTTTGCTTCTACATGTTTGTTGATGAAGGAACTGAATCAATTTTGAAGAGAGAACGAGGCCTTAACGGCAACAAGAAAGTAGGGATATGGAGAGTTGTTGTTGTGCATAATCTCCCTTATTTAGATGGAAGGCGCAATGGAAAG GTGCCGAAGCTTCTTGTCCATAGGCTGTTTCCAAATGCTCGCTATTCTTTATGGATTGATGGAAAACTTGAGCTTGTCGTTGATCCACATCAAATTCTTGAAAG GTTCTTGTGGAGAAAAAATGCTACTTTTGCAATTTCTAGACATTATAGACGGTTTGATGTCTTCGTGGAGGCTGAAGCAAATAAAGCTGCTGGTAAATATGACAACGCCTCTATCGACTTTCAGGTGGAGTTCTACAAGAATGAAGGGTTAACCCCTTACTCGGTTGCAAAGCTCCCAATCACAAGCG ATGTGCCTGAGGGGTGTGTCATTTTAAGAGAGCATGTCCCCATCAGCAACCTCTTCACTTGTCTTTGGTTCAACGAAGTAGACCGATTCACTTCCAGAGATCAAATCAGTTTCTCAACTGTAAGAGACAAGATTGCAGCAAAAGCAAACTGGACAGTAAGCATGTTCCTTGACTGCGAGAGACGCAACTTTGTAGTTCAG AGATATCATCGAGCAGAACAAGAGAGAATCGCAAGGCGAAAACCTCCAGTGCCTAATCTTTCTCCTCCGCCACCACCGCCGGCTCCACTGCCTGCTACACCTGTTTTAATCAGCAGCGACTTGCCTAGAAAAGTCCCAAGTGGGAGAGCGGGCGGCACGAGATCGCCTAGAAGGCGTGGAAGAGGCACACGGTCTAGTCCAAGAGGTAACAGGAAAGCTAATCTGCCTGTACTATGA